In a single window of the Rattus norvegicus strain BN/NHsdMcwi chromosome 6, GRCr8, whole genome shotgun sequence genome:
- the 2700097O09Rikl gene encoding uncharacterized protein LOC314128 isoform X5 yields MSRNYCTVCGSHQTAPLGFISHSFSLMELKFIYHHVLPDLSGKVLVDVGSRLGTVLYGGYLYSSAVQLCGVELSGEFCQLQEMIIKKYQFGDRIKVLHADICTQSSLLQTADIIVMNNVFEYFLPESQQASAWNFIIHNVKKQGSLLVTVPSLQDSLVGREINIQLSSWVEEIPLNFDVYAQRDIDQEALQQIHLYKVL; encoded by the exons gATTTATTTCTCATTCCTTCTCCCTCATGGAGTTGAAGTTCATTTATCACCATGTGCTCCCTGATCTGTCAGGAAAGGTCTTGGTTGACGTTGGTTCCAGACTTGGCACAGTCCTTTATGGG GGTTACCTTTACAGCTCAGCAGTGCAGCTCTGTGGGGTAGAGCTGAGTGGAGAGTTTTGCCAATTGCAGGAAATGATCATAAAGAAATACCAGTTCGGTGACAGAATAAAG gtgcttcatgcaGACATCTGTACCCAGAGTTCACTTCTGCAAACCGCCGACATCATTGTAATGAATAATgtctttgaatattttcttcctgAGTCTCAGCAGGCCAG TGCCTGGAACTTTATCATCCATAATGTAAAAAAACAAGGATCATTATTAGTGACAGTACCAAGTCTCCAAGATTCCCTCGTGGGTCGAGAG ATTAACATACAGCTGTCCTCCTGGGTGGAAGAGATACCTCTGAACTTCGATGTGTATGCACAAAGGGACATTGACCAAGAAGCTCTTCAACAAATTCATTTATATAAGGTTCTCTAG